One segment of Rhodanobacter thiooxydans DNA contains the following:
- a CDS encoding ferritin-like domain-containing protein, with product MTDLHAAAKRCLEAADPAEKLRLTHETWQAFRAGEWRADPASPPPEPIGPPGRPAKPQLVNARQLPQRGLGSEAGRVALVHAVAHIEFNAINLAWDAVYRFRGMPADYYRDWASCAHDEARHFALLSDRLAELGHAYGDFDAHDGLWAMAEKTADSDTARMALVPRVLEARGLDVTPGMIERLRGLGDERTVAILEVILREEVAHVAAGTRWYLYCCERDNLDPIETFFTLLRDYMGVSLRGPFNRPARLEAGFVEEELDRLAALAPTG from the coding sequence ATGACCGACCTGCATGCCGCCGCCAAGCGCTGCCTCGAGGCCGCCGACCCGGCTGAAAAGCTGCGCCTCACCCACGAAACCTGGCAGGCCTTCCGCGCGGGCGAATGGCGTGCGGACCCCGCATCGCCGCCGCCCGAGCCGATCGGCCCGCCCGGTCGGCCGGCAAAACCGCAACTGGTCAACGCCCGTCAGCTGCCGCAGCGTGGACTGGGCAGCGAAGCAGGCCGCGTCGCCCTGGTGCACGCGGTGGCGCACATCGAGTTCAACGCGATCAACCTGGCCTGGGACGCGGTGTATCGTTTCCGCGGCATGCCGGCGGACTATTACCGCGACTGGGCCAGCTGTGCCCATGACGAAGCGCGCCACTTCGCGCTGCTATCCGACCGGTTGGCCGAGCTGGGTCACGCCTACGGCGACTTCGACGCCCACGACGGCCTGTGGGCGATGGCCGAGAAGACCGCCGATAGCGACACCGCGCGGATGGCGCTGGTACCGCGAGTGCTGGAGGCGCGCGGGCTGGACGTCACCCCCGGCATGATCGAACGGCTGCGCGGACTCGGCGACGAACGCACGGTGGCGATCCTGGAGGTGATCCTGCGCGAGGAAGTGGCCCACGTCGCCGCCGGCACCCGCTGGTACCTGTACTGCTGCGAGCGCGACAACCTCGACCCGATCGAGACGTTCTTCACCCTGCTGCGCGACTACATGGGCGTGAGCCTGCGCGGGCCGTTCAATCGGCCGGCGCGGCTTGAGGCGGGTTTTGTCGAAGAGGAGCTCGACCGGCTGGCCGCCTTGGCTCCGACCGGCTGA
- the hisS gene encoding histidine--tRNA ligase, translated as MALTPARTMPGVLELLPLDQVAFQRMLDVIRRNYERFGFLAIETPVIEYSDVLLTKSGGETERQVYFVQSTGALGKADEGTPELALRFDLTVPLARYVAEHERDLSFPFRRYQMQKVYRGERAQRGRFREFYQCDIDVIGKDALSVRYDAEIPAVIYSVFRELDIGPFTIQLNNRKLMRGYFESLGIVDGEQQMLVLREVDKLDKRGADYVRDTLTGEAFGLSAEVAQKILAFVQVRSTSLQDALDKLDALGAGPEAMEQGRSELKEVLGLIHAFGVPQTHYALNLSIARGLDYYTGTVYETTLNDHPQIGSICSGGRYENLAGQYTRSHLPGVGISIGLTRLYWQLRDAGLIDTAKSTVDVLVTQMDEAQLPAYLALASELRGAGIATEVVLEGGKLGKQFKYADRAGIRFVVVLGEDELARGVVTVKDLRREDQFEVARSELVKTLRVELEQAAAMG; from the coding sequence ATGGCGCTTACCCCGGCCCGCACCATGCCCGGCGTGCTCGAGCTGCTGCCGCTCGACCAGGTCGCGTTCCAGCGCATGCTCGACGTGATCCGCCGCAACTACGAGCGTTTCGGCTTCCTGGCCATCGAGACGCCGGTGATCGAATACTCCGACGTGCTGCTGACCAAGAGCGGCGGCGAGACCGAGCGGCAGGTGTACTTCGTGCAGTCCACCGGCGCGCTGGGCAAGGCCGACGAGGGCACCCCCGAACTGGCGCTGCGCTTCGACCTCACCGTGCCGCTGGCGCGCTACGTGGCCGAGCACGAGCGCGACCTCAGCTTCCCGTTCCGCCGCTACCAGATGCAGAAGGTGTACCGCGGCGAACGCGCGCAGCGCGGGCGCTTCCGCGAGTTCTACCAGTGCGACATCGACGTGATCGGCAAGGACGCGTTGTCGGTGCGCTACGACGCCGAGATCCCGGCGGTGATCTACAGCGTGTTCCGCGAACTGGACATCGGCCCGTTCACCATCCAGCTCAACAACCGCAAGCTCATGCGCGGCTACTTCGAGAGCCTGGGCATCGTCGACGGCGAGCAGCAGATGCTGGTGCTGCGCGAGGTGGACAAGCTGGACAAGCGCGGCGCCGACTACGTGCGCGACACGCTGACCGGCGAAGCGTTCGGCCTGAGCGCTGAGGTGGCGCAAAAGATCCTCGCCTTCGTGCAGGTGCGCTCGACCTCGCTGCAGGACGCGCTGGACAAGCTCGATGCGCTCGGCGCCGGGCCGGAGGCGATGGAGCAGGGCCGCAGCGAGCTGAAGGAAGTGCTGGGCCTGATCCACGCGTTCGGCGTGCCGCAGACGCACTATGCGCTGAACCTGTCGATCGCCCGCGGCCTCGACTACTACACCGGCACGGTCTACGAGACCACGCTGAACGACCATCCGCAGATCGGCTCGATTTGCTCTGGCGGCCGCTACGAGAACCTGGCCGGCCAGTACACCAGGTCGCACCTGCCCGGCGTCGGCATCTCGATCGGCCTGACCCGGCTGTACTGGCAGCTGCGCGACGCCGGCCTGATCGATACGGCGAAGAGCACCGTCGACGTGCTGGTGACCCAGATGGACGAGGCGCAACTGCCCGCCTACCTGGCGCTGGCCAGCGAGCTGCGTGGCGCCGGCATCGCCACCGAGGTGGTGCTGGAAGGCGGCAAGCTCGGCAAGCAGTTCAAGTACGCCGACCGCGCCGGCATCCGCTTCGTGGTGGTGCTGGGCGAGGACGAACTCGCCCGCGGCGTGGTGACGGTGAAGGACCTGCGCCGCGAGGACCAGTTCGAGGTGGCGCGCAGCGAACTGGTCAAGACGCTGCGGGTGGAGCTGGAGCAGGCCGCGGCGATGGGGTGA
- a CDS encoding HAL/PAL/TAL family ammonia-lyase, with protein sequence MTAVGETILLDGSSLTRAQLVAVARQGASVALDQVQLKRVQRAADFLADKVSCGEPTYGVTTGFGSNADKLLGAHRVRDELPGSQSAEGTLMEELQHNLIITHAVCVGKPFAADVVRAMLLIRINTLMRGHSGIRVSTLEALAAMLNAGVVPVVPEKGSVGASGDLAPLSHLAIVLLGGGEAFWQGERLSGAEALKRAGLAPIRLSFKEGLALNNGTAQMLATAALALDALEQLLNTADLAAAMTLDAFAGRSGALRADVHALRPHPGQVETAAHVRELLADSTLLDIPYHLVPRFKPWSAEAWSEADDQALSFDIGWDWVPANQRHGREAFYARFLPFKGGKKHQPQDAYSLRCMPQVHGAVRDAWAQACRVIDIELNSVTDNPLIFPDNDGAPFIEEQVISAGHFHGMPLALAMSYVKAAIPVLASISERRLNKLVDPATNDGLPAFLTGNEDGTDSGFMIVQYTAAALVNDLATRAHPASVYSVPTSANAEDHVSMGANEARHVLEMMEDLGHVLALELYTAAQALDYRQEMLNAARRLATRGGWQALAAKIANAPREGQPHYEQFVAEVQQLAAALAGAGDFHAGASVRDAHAILRRQIGFMHRDRAMDGDVRTVCTLVQQGAFRPAA encoded by the coding sequence ATGACTGCAGTGGGTGAAACGATTCTTCTCGACGGCAGCAGCCTGACGCGCGCGCAGCTGGTGGCAGTGGCACGGCAAGGCGCATCGGTGGCGCTGGATCAGGTGCAGCTCAAGCGCGTGCAGCGCGCCGCCGATTTCCTGGCCGACAAGGTCAGCTGCGGCGAGCCGACCTATGGCGTCACCACCGGCTTCGGCAGCAACGCCGACAAGCTGCTCGGCGCGCACCGCGTGCGTGACGAGCTGCCGGGGAGCCAGTCCGCCGAAGGCACGCTGATGGAGGAGCTGCAGCACAACCTGATCATCACGCACGCGGTCTGCGTCGGCAAACCGTTTGCGGCCGACGTGGTGCGGGCGATGCTGCTGATCCGCATCAACACGCTGATGCGCGGGCACTCCGGCATCCGCGTGAGCACGCTGGAAGCGCTGGCCGCGATGCTCAATGCCGGCGTGGTGCCGGTGGTGCCGGAGAAGGGCTCGGTCGGCGCCAGCGGCGATCTGGCACCGCTGTCGCACCTGGCCATCGTGCTGCTCGGCGGCGGCGAGGCGTTCTGGCAGGGCGAGCGGTTGAGCGGCGCCGAGGCGCTGAAGCGCGCCGGGCTCGCACCGATCCGGTTGTCGTTCAAGGAAGGTCTGGCGCTCAACAACGGCACCGCGCAGATGCTGGCCACCGCCGCGCTGGCGCTGGATGCGCTGGAGCAGTTGCTGAACACCGCCGACCTCGCCGCGGCGATGACGCTGGACGCCTTCGCCGGCCGCAGCGGCGCGCTGCGTGCGGACGTCCACGCGCTGCGCCCGCATCCGGGCCAGGTGGAGACCGCCGCGCACGTGCGCGAACTGCTGGCCGATTCCACCCTGCTCGACATTCCGTACCACCTGGTGCCGCGCTTCAAGCCGTGGAGCGCCGAGGCGTGGAGCGAAGCCGACGACCAGGCGCTCAGCTTCGATATCGGCTGGGACTGGGTGCCGGCCAACCAGCGCCACGGCCGCGAGGCGTTCTACGCGCGCTTCCTGCCGTTCAAGGGCGGCAAGAAGCATCAGCCGCAGGACGCCTACAGCCTGCGCTGCATGCCGCAGGTGCATGGTGCGGTGCGCGACGCCTGGGCGCAGGCCTGCCGGGTGATCGATATCGAGTTGAACTCGGTCACCGACAACCCGCTGATCTTCCCGGACAACGATGGAGCGCCGTTCATCGAGGAGCAGGTGATCTCGGCCGGCCACTTCCACGGCATGCCGCTGGCACTGGCGATGAGCTACGTGAAGGCGGCCATCCCGGTGCTCGCCTCGATCTCCGAGCGCCGGCTCAACAAGCTGGTCGACCCGGCCACCAACGACGGCTTGCCGGCTTTCCTCACCGGCAATGAGGACGGCACCGATTCCGGCTTCATGATCGTGCAGTACACCGCCGCGGCGCTGGTCAACGACCTCGCCACGCGCGCGCACCCGGCCAGCGTGTACTCGGTGCCGACCAGCGCGAACGCCGAGGACCACGTCTCGATGGGTGCCAACGAGGCTCGCCACGTGCTGGAGATGATGGAAGACCTCGGCCACGTGCTGGCACTGGAGCTGTACACCGCCGCGCAGGCGCTGGATTACCGCCAGGAAATGCTGAACGCGGCGCGCCGGCTGGCGACGCGCGGCGGCTGGCAGGCGCTCGCGGCGAAGATTGCCAACGCGCCGCGCGAAGGCCAGCCGCACTACGAACAGTTCGTCGCCGAAGTGCAGCAGCTCGCGGCGGCACTGGCCGGTGCCGGCGATTTCCACGCCGGCGCCAGCGTGCGCGATGCCCATGCGATCCTGCGCCGGCAGATCGGCTTCATGCACCGCGACCGCGCGATGGACGGCGACGTGCGCACGGTCTGCACGCTGGTGCAGCAGGGCGCATTTCGCCCGGCGGCGTGA
- a CDS encoding DUF6165 family protein: MSLIQTPVSYGELIDKITILEIKSRRITDAAKLTNVRNELDLLNATWASDAASQTDISDERARLLAVNELLWDIEDRIRLKERAQAFDAEFVELARSVYFRNDERAAFKREINLKLGSQLVEEKSYQDYRAV, translated from the coding sequence ATGAGCCTGATCCAGACCCCGGTGTCCTACGGCGAGCTGATCGACAAGATCACCATCCTGGAGATCAAGTCGCGCCGCATCACCGACGCGGCCAAGCTGACCAACGTGCGCAACGAGCTCGACCTGCTCAATGCAACCTGGGCCAGCGACGCGGCTTCGCAGACCGACATTTCCGACGAACGTGCCCGCCTGCTGGCGGTGAACGAGCTGCTGTGGGACATCGAGGACCGCATCCGCCTGAAAGAGCGCGCACAGGCGTTCGATGCCGAGTTCGTCGAACTGGCGCGCTCGGTGTATTTCCGCAACGACGAACGCGCGGCGTTCAAGCGCGAGATCAACCTGAAGCTCGGCTCGCAGCTGGTCGAGGAAAAGTCGTACCAGGATTACCGCGCGGTCTAA
- a CDS encoding glycosyltransferase family 9 protein translates to MTAPASICLLRTSAIGDVTHVVPLLRTLQQAWPQTSLTWIVGKLERKLVGDLPGVEFVTFDKAAGWAGMRAVHAALRGRRFDALLQMQVALRSNLLSLGIKADRRIGYDRARAKDLHGLVVNERIPARTGEHVLDAIGSFCEPLGLKQTQVRWDISIPDEAHAWAAEQLSGDTPTLLVSPTSSHALRNWRPERYAAVIDHAAARDWRVVLVGGPSTFERGMADAVLAACQSTPLDLTGKDTLKKLLALLARAQLLLTPDSGPMHMANAVGTRVLGLHAASNPNRSGPYSDRRWCVDKYDEAAHKYLGRPASEIPWGSKIEKPGVMDLIGVDDVIERYEATARDMRLF, encoded by the coding sequence ATCACTGCCCCCGCCTCGATCTGCCTGCTGCGCACCTCCGCCATCGGCGACGTCACCCACGTGGTGCCGCTTCTGCGCACCCTGCAGCAGGCATGGCCGCAAACTTCGCTGACCTGGATCGTCGGCAAGCTGGAACGCAAGCTGGTCGGCGACCTGCCCGGGGTGGAGTTCGTCACCTTCGACAAGGCCGCCGGCTGGGCCGGCATGCGCGCGGTGCATGCGGCGTTGCGCGGCCGGCGCTTCGACGCGCTGCTGCAGATGCAGGTGGCGCTGCGCTCGAACCTGCTCAGCCTGGGCATCAAAGCCGATCGGCGCATCGGCTACGACCGCGCGCGCGCGAAGGACCTGCACGGACTGGTGGTCAACGAACGCATTCCCGCGCGAACCGGCGAGCACGTGCTGGACGCGATCGGCAGCTTCTGCGAACCGTTGGGACTGAAGCAGACCCAGGTGCGTTGGGACATCTCGATTCCCGACGAAGCGCACGCCTGGGCCGCCGAACAGCTGTCCGGCGACACGCCGACCCTGCTGGTCAGCCCCACCTCCAGCCATGCGCTGCGCAACTGGCGGCCGGAGCGTTATGCCGCGGTGATCGACCATGCCGCCGCGCGCGACTGGCGCGTGGTGTTGGTCGGTGGCCCCTCCACCTTCGAGCGCGGGATGGCCGACGCCGTGCTGGCGGCATGCCAGTCGACACCACTCGACCTCACCGGCAAGGACACGCTGAAAAAGCTGCTGGCTCTGCTCGCCCGCGCGCAGCTGCTGCTGACCCCGGACTCCGGCCCGATGCACATGGCCAACGCGGTGGGCACCCGCGTACTCGGCCTGCACGCGGCGAGCAACCCGAACCGCTCCGGTCCCTATTCCGACCGCCGCTGGTGCGTGGACAAGTACGACGAGGCCGCGCACAAGTACCTCGGCCGACCGGCCAGCGAAATCCCGTGGGGCAGCAAGATCGAGAAGCCCGGCGTGATGGATCTGATCGGCGTGGACGACGTCATCGAACGCTACGAGGCTACCGCACGCGACATGCGGCTGTTTTAG
- a CDS encoding 3-deoxy-D-manno-octulosonic acid kinase → MMMQERTHKDAEGAILFDAEASPQVGRDWFAPDYWRERGALRTQAGGRGGVAIVATPVGECVLRHYRRGGLVAALMGDRYLWTGADRTRPFAEFRLLAEIARLELPGPAVVAARYRRHGPYYTADLITRRIADAQTLAECLAAGRLDGELAEEVGALVARFHRDGVWHADLNAHNVLVAPGALYLIDFDRGRMRIPATAWQQANLQRLRRSLLKLGATADGEAAFEKNVWQPLLHRYGRTLAP, encoded by the coding sequence ATGATGATGCAGGAACGAACCCACAAGGATGCCGAAGGCGCGATTCTGTTCGACGCCGAGGCATCGCCACAAGTCGGGCGCGACTGGTTCGCGCCGGATTACTGGCGCGAACGTGGTGCGTTGCGCACGCAGGCCGGCGGTCGCGGCGGCGTCGCGATCGTGGCCACGCCGGTGGGCGAATGCGTGCTGCGGCATTATCGTCGTGGCGGCCTGGTCGCCGCGCTGATGGGCGATCGGTATCTGTGGACCGGGGCCGACCGCACGCGTCCGTTCGCGGAATTCCGCCTGCTCGCCGAGATCGCCCGGCTGGAACTGCCCGGTCCGGCGGTGGTGGCCGCGCGGTATCGCCGGCATGGCCCGTACTACACCGCCGACCTGATCACCCGCCGCATCGCCGACGCGCAGACCCTGGCCGAGTGCCTGGCGGCAGGGCGGCTGGATGGCGAGCTGGCGGAGGAGGTCGGGGCGCTGGTGGCGCGCTTCCATCGTGACGGCGTCTGGCACGCCGACCTGAATGCGCACAACGTGCTGGTGGCGCCAGGCGCGCTGTATTTGATCGACTTCGACCGTGGCCGCATGCGCATCCCGGCTACCGCCTGGCAGCAGGCGAACCTGCAGCGCCTGCGCCGGTCGCTGCTCAAGCTGGGCGCGACCGCCGACGGCGAGGCGGCGTTCGAGAAGAACGTCTGGCAACCACTGCTGCATCGCTACGGGCGTACGCTGGCCCCATGA
- a CDS encoding MBL fold metallo-hydrolase, which translates to MNWHLHFLGVGAAHAVELGSSAVVLERAGVPLLLIDCGPDTLDRYLAVYDALPPAVFITHTHMDHVAGLEQLFIRLWFDPHLRGTTRVFVHAALVPWLQTRVADYPGALAEGGANFWEAFRLVPCTRGFWLDDLWFDVFATRHHVPGTSYGLALEGSFVYTGDTRPIPEVLASRAGAGEIIAHDCGLVGNPSHTGIDDVEREYPKAWRARLLLYHYGSEADGTALASLGYRIASPGERVALPAPVEPRADAG; encoded by the coding sequence ATGAACTGGCATCTGCATTTTCTTGGCGTGGGCGCCGCGCACGCGGTGGAGCTGGGCTCGTCGGCGGTGGTGCTGGAACGTGCCGGCGTACCGCTGCTGCTGATCGACTGCGGCCCCGACACGCTCGACCGCTACCTGGCGGTGTACGACGCGTTGCCGCCGGCCGTGTTCATCACGCACACTCACATGGACCACGTGGCCGGGCTGGAGCAGCTGTTCATCCGCCTGTGGTTCGACCCGCACCTGCGCGGCACCACCCGGGTGTTTGTCCACGCCGCGCTGGTGCCATGGCTGCAGACGCGCGTCGCCGATTACCCCGGTGCGCTGGCCGAGGGTGGCGCCAATTTCTGGGAGGCGTTCCGCCTGGTGCCGTGCACCCGCGGTTTCTGGCTGGATGACCTGTGGTTCGACGTGTTCGCCACCCGCCACCATGTGCCGGGCACCTCGTACGGCCTGGCGCTGGAGGGCAGCTTCGTCTACACCGGCGATACCCGGCCGATTCCCGAAGTGCTGGCCAGCCGTGCCGGTGCCGGCGAAATCATCGCCCACGACTGCGGCCTGGTCGGCAACCCCTCGCACACCGGCATCGACGACGTCGAGCGCGAGTATCCGAAGGCATGGCGCGCCCGACTGCTGCTTTACCACTACGGCAGCGAAGCCGACGGCACGGCGCTGGCTTCACTCGGCTATCGCATCGCCAGCCCCGGCGAACGGGTTGCCTTGCCCGCCCCGGTGGAGCCCAGGGCTGACGCTGGCTGA
- the dnaX gene encoding DNA polymerase III subunit gamma/tau → MSYQVLARKWRPRKFAELVGQEHVVRALTNALDTGRMHHAYLFTGTRGVGKTTIARIFAKSLNCERGQSADPCGECSVCTAVDEGRFVDLLEIDAASNTGVDDVREVIENAQYAPSRGRFKVYLVDEVHMLSKNAFNALLKTLEEPPPHVKFLLATTDPQKLPVTVLSRCLKFNLKRLLPEQISGQMRHILGAENIAYEDGAIGELARAADGSLRDGLSLLDQAIAYGGGALHADDVRNMLGSVARGQVLGVLDALAAGDGERLLAECTQIASYSPDFGGVLDDIASVLHRLQLIQLIPGYRPEEDSDDDGALLALAGQMTPEDVQLYYQIATSGRRDLALAPDARTGFEMALLRMLAFRPGDGAPATRTERPVSAPSRPAAPASAPAPALPARPAAAPARQHEAPPPSRAAPASTPAAAAAPITRDENGLPDWETLIERAGLRGPFGLLAQNAVLRERDGQTLVLALQPAHMSLAVEPMVSQMEERIGQALGERIRLRFVNSSQTAATQTPAARAAQARDAAQAAAEQAIEGDPLVQSLKREFGARVVPQSIKPFDSESGAV, encoded by the coding sequence ATGTCTTATCAGGTACTCGCCCGCAAGTGGCGCCCGCGCAAGTTCGCCGAACTGGTGGGGCAGGAACACGTGGTGCGCGCGCTCACCAATGCGCTCGACACCGGGCGCATGCACCACGCCTACCTGTTCACCGGCACCCGCGGCGTCGGCAAGACCACCATTGCGCGCATCTTCGCCAAGTCGCTGAACTGCGAGCGCGGGCAGTCGGCCGATCCCTGCGGTGAGTGCTCGGTGTGTACGGCGGTGGACGAGGGGCGTTTCGTCGATCTGCTGGAGATCGATGCGGCCAGCAACACCGGCGTGGACGACGTGCGCGAGGTGATCGAGAACGCGCAGTACGCGCCGTCGCGCGGCCGCTTCAAGGTGTACCTGGTCGACGAGGTGCACATGCTGTCGAAGAACGCGTTCAACGCGTTGCTGAAGACGCTGGAAGAGCCGCCGCCGCACGTGAAGTTCCTGCTCGCCACCACCGACCCGCAGAAGCTGCCGGTGACGGTGCTGTCGCGCTGCCTGAAGTTCAACCTGAAGCGGCTGCTGCCGGAGCAGATCTCTGGCCAGATGCGGCACATCCTGGGCGCCGAGAACATCGCCTACGAAGACGGTGCGATCGGCGAGCTGGCCCGCGCCGCGGACGGTTCGCTGCGCGACGGCCTGTCGCTGCTGGACCAGGCGATCGCCTACGGCGGCGGCGCGCTGCATGCCGACGACGTGCGCAACATGCTGGGCAGCGTGGCTCGCGGGCAGGTGCTCGGCGTGCTTGACGCGCTGGCTGCCGGCGATGGCGAGCGGCTGCTGGCCGAATGCACGCAGATTGCCTCGTACTCGCCGGACTTCGGCGGCGTGCTGGACGACATCGCCAGCGTGCTGCACCGGCTGCAGCTGATCCAGTTGATTCCCGGTTATCGGCCGGAGGAAGACAGCGACGATGACGGCGCGCTGCTTGCCTTGGCCGGACAGATGACGCCGGAAGACGTGCAGTTGTATTACCAGATCGCCACCTCGGGCCGGCGCGACCTCGCGCTGGCGCCGGATGCGCGCACCGGTTTCGAGATGGCGCTGCTGCGCATGCTGGCGTTCCGTCCCGGCGATGGCGCACCCGCCACGCGCACGGAACGACCGGTGTCAGCGCCGTCGCGTCCCGCAGCTCCGGCATCGGCACCGGCACCGGCACTACCAGCACGACCCGCCGCCGCGCCGGCACGTCAGCACGAAGCCCCGCCGCCATCGCGCGCCGCGCCGGCATCGACGCCGGCCGCCGCCGCTGCACCGATCACGCGGGACGAGAACGGTTTGCCGGACTGGGAGACGCTGATCGAGCGCGCCGGCCTGCGCGGGCCGTTCGGCCTGTTGGCGCAGAATGCGGTATTGCGTGAGCGCGACGGGCAGACCCTGGTGCTGGCGCTGCAGCCAGCGCACATGAGCCTGGCGGTGGAGCCGATGGTGAGCCAGATGGAGGAGCGCATCGGCCAGGCGCTGGGCGAGCGCATCCGCCTGCGCTTCGTCAACAGCAGCCAGACTGCCGCCACGCAGACCCCGGCGGCGCGTGCCGCGCAGGCGCGCGATGCGGCCCAGGCCGCCGCCGAGCAGGCGATCGAGGGCGATCCGCTGGTGCAGTCGCTGAAGCGCGAGTTCGGCGCGCGCGTGGTGCCGCAATCCATCAAACCCTTTGACAGCGAATCCGGAGCAGTGTGA
- a CDS encoding YbaB/EbfC family nucleoid-associated protein: protein MRGQIGQLMQQAQRMQEDMKRAQEEIAKLEVTGSAGGGLVSVVMTGAHEVRRVQIDRQTFADDPEMAEDLVAAAINDAVNKVAQVSKDKLGGVTAGMNLPPGFKMPF from the coding sequence ATGAGAGGACAGATCGGCCAGCTGATGCAGCAGGCCCAGCGCATGCAGGAAGACATGAAGCGTGCGCAGGAGGAAATCGCGAAGCTCGAAGTCACCGGCAGCGCCGGCGGCGGCCTGGTCAGCGTGGTGATGACCGGTGCGCACGAGGTGCGCCGCGTGCAGATCGACCGGCAGACGTTTGCCGACGATCCCGAGATGGCCGAGGACCTGGTCGCCGCCGCAATCAACGACGCGGTGAACAAGGTGGCCCAGGTCAGCAAGGACAAGCTCGGCGGCGTCACCGCCGGGATGAACCTGCCGCCCGGCTTCAAGATGCCGTTCTGA
- the recR gene encoding recombination mediator RecR: MSGSPLLADLIEALRCLPGVGGKSAQRMAFHLLERERERGLKLAAVMEQAMRRIGHCERCRNFSEEPLCALCASSTRERQVLCVVESPTDLAAIEQATGYRGQYFVLMGRLSPLDGLGPEELGLAQLAQRLGEGEIEELIIATNPTVEGEATAHYLAQLARAGGVRPTRLAHGVPLGGELEYVDRSTLAHAFGGRQLLD; this comes from the coding sequence ATGAGCGGTTCCCCCCTCCTCGCCGACCTGATCGAAGCACTGCGCTGCCTGCCCGGCGTGGGCGGCAAGAGTGCACAGCGGATGGCCTTCCATCTGCTGGAGCGTGAGCGCGAACGCGGCCTGAAGCTGGCCGCGGTGATGGAGCAGGCGATGCGGCGCATCGGCCACTGCGAGCGTTGCCGCAACTTCAGCGAGGAGCCGCTGTGCGCGCTGTGTGCCAGCAGCACCCGCGAGCGCCAGGTACTGTGCGTGGTGGAGTCGCCCACCGACCTGGCGGCGATCGAACAGGCCACCGGCTACCGCGGCCAGTATTTCGTGCTGATGGGCCGGCTGTCGCCGCTGGACGGGCTGGGCCCGGAAGAACTGGGACTGGCGCAACTGGCCCAGCGACTGGGCGAGGGTGAGATCGAGGAGCTGATCATCGCCACCAACCCGACCGTGGAGGGCGAGGCCACCGCGCATTACCTGGCTCAGCTGGCCCGTGCCGGCGGCGTGCGGCCGACCCGGCTGGCGCACGGCGTACCGCTGGGCGGCGAACTCGAATACGTCGATCGCAGCACGCTGGCGCACGCGTTCGGCGGCCGGCAACTGCTCGATTGA
- a CDS encoding histidine triad nucleotide-binding protein produces the protein MTDTIFSKIVRREIPADIVYEDDEVLAFRDLNPQAPVHVLFIPKQPMATLNDATAGDAELLGKLLLATAAYAKQEGFAEQGYRTVINANEDGGQTVYHLHVHLLAGRRMHWPPG, from the coding sequence ATGACCGACACGATTTTCAGCAAGATTGTCCGCCGCGAGATTCCGGCTGACATCGTCTACGAGGACGACGAGGTGCTGGCGTTCCGCGACCTGAATCCGCAGGCGCCGGTGCACGTGCTGTTCATCCCGAAGCAGCCGATGGCCACCCTCAACGATGCGACGGCGGGCGACGCCGAGTTGCTCGGCAAGTTGCTGCTGGCCACGGCGGCATATGCGAAGCAGGAGGGTTTTGCCGAGCAGGGCTACCGCACGGTGATCAACGCCAACGAGGATGGCGGGCAGACCGTGTACCACCTGCACGTGCACCTGCTGGCGGGGCGCCGCATGCACTGGCCGCCGGGCTGA
- a CDS encoding Slp family lipoprotein, translating into MSLYRPLTLAAALALLAGCATIPKPLEGTYTDVSTASAQQGGAGGTRVRWGGEIIKTEPGPQQTCFYLLSRPLDSQARPKGGNNGENQGRFVACRDGFYDPEVFVRGRELTVTGTLHGTVSQKVGDFDYAYPRVEADVVYLWPKRPVVVNYPPGFYDPFWGPGFGPYWGGYPYGYYQPRVIVVRPPPPPPPPKK; encoded by the coding sequence ATGTCCCTGTACCGCCCGTTGACCCTCGCCGCCGCGCTCGCCCTGCTGGCCGGGTGCGCGACGATTCCGAAACCGCTGGAAGGCACCTATACCGACGTCTCCACTGCCAGCGCCCAGCAAGGTGGTGCGGGTGGCACGCGCGTGCGCTGGGGCGGCGAGATCATCAAGACCGAACCGGGCCCGCAGCAGACCTGCTTCTACCTGCTGTCGCGTCCGCTGGACAGCCAGGCTCGCCCGAAAGGCGGCAACAACGGCGAGAACCAGGGCCGTTTCGTCGCCTGCCGCGATGGCTTCTACGATCCGGAAGTATTCGTCCGCGGCCGCGAGCTGACCGTCACCGGCACGCTGCACGGCACGGTGTCGCAGAAAGTGGGCGACTTCGATTACGCCTACCCGCGCGTCGAGGCCGACGTGGTCTACCTGTGGCCGAAGCGCCCGGTTGTCGTCAACTATCCGCCCGGTTTCTACGACCCGTTCTGGGGACCCGGCTTCGGCCCGTACTGGGGCGGTTATCCCTACGGCTACTATCAACCCCGCGTGATCGTGGTGCGGCCGCCTCCGCCGCCCCCGCCGCCGAAGAAGTAA